A region from the Desulfomarina profundi genome encodes:
- the lepA gene encoding translation elongation factor 4: MNNIRNFSIIAHIDHGKSTLADRMIQLCNMVSAREFKDQLLDNMDIERERGITIKSQTICLPYTADDGKQYFLNLVDTPGHVDFSYEVSRALTSCEGALLLIDAAQGVEAQTLANLYLAMENDLEIIPVINKIDLPSADPETVALQIDEDLGLDSDLVQFCSAKVGTGVKDILEAIVKNLPPPEGDPDAPLQALIFDATYDPFRGTIISVRIINGTVRPGDIIRFMSNGKEYKVEETGLFKFEKEPQKKLTAGQVGYILAGIKTVEDTRPGDTITLKSNPCPEPLPGFREVQQVVFSSIYPISTDDYEDLAAALEKLKLNDAALTFEKDSSAALGFGFRCGFLGLLHLEVIQERLEREFDISLILTVPSVQYIFHLSDGSRKIVDNPAHFPDPAHIDKIEEPFIKATILIPEKYMGVVMTLCMDRRGENTSFHYPMPGRIEFQCELPLSEVIYDFYDRLKSVTQGYGSFDYEMLDHRKSDLVKLDILVNGEVVDALSQLVHRNNARARGLVACEVLKKEIPRQMFKIAIQAAIGGTIIARTNVSAMRKDVTAKCYGGISQENGNCLKSRKPEKKG; this comes from the coding sequence ATGAATAATATTCGCAACTTCAGTATTATCGCCCATATTGATCATGGAAAGTCCACCCTGGCGGACCGTATGATTCAACTCTGCAATATGGTCTCAGCAAGGGAATTCAAAGACCAGCTCCTTGACAACATGGACATCGAAAGGGAGAGAGGTATCACCATCAAGAGCCAGACCATTTGTCTGCCCTACACCGCAGATGATGGTAAACAGTATTTTCTGAACCTGGTGGACACCCCGGGCCATGTTGATTTCAGCTATGAAGTTTCACGAGCGCTGACATCCTGTGAAGGTGCGCTACTCCTTATAGATGCCGCCCAGGGAGTCGAGGCTCAGACGTTGGCAAATCTGTATCTGGCAATGGAAAATGATCTCGAAATTATTCCCGTAATCAATAAAATAGATCTTCCCTCAGCTGATCCGGAAACCGTTGCCCTCCAGATAGATGAGGACCTCGGCCTGGACAGTGACCTGGTACAGTTCTGCTCTGCCAAAGTAGGTACCGGAGTCAAAGATATTCTTGAAGCCATTGTGAAAAATCTTCCGCCACCGGAAGGAGACCCTGACGCACCTCTTCAGGCCCTGATTTTTGATGCCACCTATGATCCGTTCAGGGGAACGATAATCTCCGTCCGGATTATAAATGGTACAGTAAGACCTGGTGATATCATCAGATTTATGTCCAATGGTAAAGAATATAAGGTTGAGGAAACCGGGCTCTTCAAATTTGAAAAGGAACCACAGAAAAAACTTACTGCCGGACAGGTCGGATACATTCTTGCCGGTATTAAAACTGTTGAAGATACGCGGCCGGGAGACACGATCACCCTGAAGAGCAACCCCTGTCCCGAGCCTCTCCCAGGCTTCCGTGAAGTTCAGCAGGTAGTTTTTTCGTCAATTTACCCAATTTCAACGGATGATTATGAGGATCTTGCTGCGGCCCTGGAAAAACTGAAACTGAACGATGCAGCTCTGACTTTTGAAAAAGACTCCTCAGCTGCGCTCGGCTTTGGTTTCAGGTGTGGTTTTCTTGGTCTGTTGCACCTGGAAGTCATTCAGGAAAGACTTGAGCGGGAATTTGACATTTCTCTCATCCTTACTGTCCCATCCGTCCAGTATATTTTTCACCTTTCGGACGGTTCACGGAAAATTGTTGATAACCCGGCCCACTTTCCAGACCCTGCACATATTGATAAAATCGAGGAACCATTTATTAAAGCCACTATTCTTATCCCTGAAAAATATATGGGTGTTGTCATGACCCTCTGCATGGACAGGCGAGGAGAAAATACAAGTTTTCACTACCCCATGCCGGGTCGAATTGAATTTCAGTGCGAGCTGCCCCTTTCAGAAGTTATTTATGACTTTTATGACCGATTGAAATCTGTGACACAGGGATACGGTTCTTTTGACTATGAAATGCTCGATCACCGCAAAAGTGATCTGGTTAAACTCGACATACTCGTCAACGGGGAGGTTGTTGATGCCCTCTCCCAGCTTGTCCATCGTAACAATGCAAGAGCCAGAGGTCTTGTGGCCTGTGAAGTTCTTAAAAAGGAAATCCCCCGCCAGATGTTTAAAATTGCCATTCAAGCTGCAATCGGTGGGACAATCATTGCCAGGACGAATGTTTCCGCCATGCGAAAGGATGTTACTGCCAAATGCTACGGGGGGATATCACAAGAAAACGGAAACTGCTTGAAAAGCAGAAAGCCGGAAAAAAAAGGATGA
- a CDS encoding sigma-70 family RNA polymerase sigma factor produces the protein MSKVTKTDQAQKSAEKGYENPLVAVSDEENLPALSNPALHRYLQEISQYELLTREETDELAIRFREEGDQDAAYRLVSSNLRLVVKVAMDFQKYWMQNFMDLIQEGNVGLVQATKKFDPYRGVKFSYYAAYWIRAYVLKFIMDNWRLVKIGTTQAQRKLFFSLNKERKLLEAQGFQAEPKLLAERLNVKEKEVIEMGQRMDNWDVSLESPVRSDSDDEQKNFLPSNGPGIESTVAGKEIKVKLAELLDILKDRLNDKERMILEKRLLTDEPLTLQNIADKFAISRERVRQIEVNLLKKMKKYLEAEMPDIVDYFDGEKIVIHSDR, from the coding sequence ATGAGTAAAGTTACAAAAACTGATCAAGCCCAAAAAAGCGCAGAAAAAGGGTATGAAAACCCCCTGGTTGCCGTATCGGATGAAGAAAATCTACCGGCACTCAGCAATCCGGCTCTGCACAGGTATTTGCAGGAGATCAGTCAATATGAGTTACTGACCAGAGAAGAAACCGATGAGCTTGCCATACGATTCAGGGAGGAGGGAGACCAGGATGCAGCTTACCGTCTTGTGTCCTCAAATCTTCGGCTGGTGGTCAAAGTTGCCATGGATTTCCAGAAATATTGGATGCAGAATTTCATGGATCTAATCCAGGAAGGAAATGTCGGGCTCGTCCAGGCTACAAAAAAATTTGATCCCTACCGGGGTGTAAAATTTTCCTACTATGCTGCATACTGGATCAGGGCCTACGTTCTCAAGTTTATCATGGACAACTGGAGGCTGGTGAAGATCGGCACGACCCAGGCACAGCGGAAACTGTTTTTCAGCCTGAATAAGGAAAGAAAACTGCTTGAAGCACAGGGGTTTCAGGCGGAACCCAAGTTGCTCGCTGAAAGGTTAAATGTTAAGGAAAAGGAAGTCATAGAAATGGGTCAGCGAATGGACAACTGGGATGTCTCCCTGGAAAGTCCGGTTCGTTCCGACTCTGACGATGAACAGAAAAACTTTCTCCCCAGCAACGGTCCGGGAATTGAATCAACTGTTGCAGGTAAAGAGATTAAGGTGAAACTTGCAGAACTTCTCGATATCTTAAAAGATAGATTGAATGACAAGGAGAGGATGATTCTGGAAAAAAGGTTGTTGACGGATGAACCGTTGACCTTGCAGAATATTGCAGACAAATTTGCCATATCCCGGGAAAGAGTACGACAGATTGAAGTCAACCTGCTTAAAAAGATGAAAAAATATCTTGAGGCGGAAATGCCTGATATCGTAGATTATTTTGATGGTGAGAAAATTGTTATCCACTCCGATCGTTAA
- a CDS encoding tetratricopeptide repeat protein has product MKADFTQSDLAGYSLGMVSFVKIFISVIFVLILIFSPSQSCVAAEIAPARTITVVAVSPDVPEWKKIWDSARKKVKAGDYNSAVLLYEKLHILKPNIEEANWEYFKVLMNKGQIVEATKIINSLLEKNPSKIEYLLGSGNILLFEKKYNSALKQFGRVYEFDPAGGSSVNALKGMIASLEGTKKNNVLLPLLEQLHLRQNTDSDTIKKLVETAGALGKNDKVLHYFSLLRQKKQLKDIDSKILFLVAGVLEKKDERKEASQLWEEYLRRTVDYLPFHEKLVAYYLDSGKRKSALPHLIQLSRSSQADDVLLKQIAEIYLHAVGRPDKALAYFEKYLAKHPEDRKIKKKIKTIQTILANDFLAIVENDGAWLLWKDLAQITPNRLAIYREMATLLEKKGKKDELFEVLKIIQHHNPEDTKTLYKIIFICREKKNYSLALQYLQKLPESTQNTKKFFLLKGDLEYMSGRETSSLDSYANGLKKDEKDLRLRQTCIRLAGRLGLVDRVNSLFAGTPNSPENVNYFEFIFNYLEQLEYNFFFSSLDTSLGKYLKLFEDNPQQILKLRLLQEKSLRERGNQAKAEELLRSIVAKEGAVPEVFFNLAIHNSEARDISAARVWKNAFVQFFPTDRKIGENRKYERKKNYLEGMISLAEGDVEQAVSRIVTLENLRLKKKKRLTLSDLEYKLKKKLCWLLLENGNIDGSEELLKEFSNIREFDPERVVLRHALGTLSGKTKENPENDSLYINKQPVLSRFLQVAMTALHHNEFDLGSQIVKTVLKQVPGSMLGRNLLAEFAYYSGEMQQPVTIYKKIVKKYPSEKYFIKKLVTSEGKLENYQQGLSILTQNNARLLEVLTTPSFSLSNADFEEVLLFARMQWGVGNRDESLKLYEFLLNPPVVDLLEKRFEFEEIYYLYLTKERSFWNSLKFLLQTKPEIVAELMQPSFLIDNMGNETGKIIAEYYSLYTWQKLIENEYLARKAIVRRDYETAERNYKRMLADDENLEVLYDLASIYDRRGQYRKEAQVFEAIRSSGTTSERLESSIESNSLKISPHSGLSVNLVNRKGRDGYVNLEKRGVGISLMFTPDLQKDITFQFSRNIYEEVTGPGSFTSSFLESTGTVELTGNTDFIFSAAAERLSDDAETKFYYSIGLHSQLDDFFTGFVKGYRKKTDDTLLAVKNSMYSEGLEIGLSAETPIGLNLGAAYRHRYYSDGNSQNRFHGWSSYNLYGESLLWALRYDYEFLKNNSCNDCSDSAGEGGVEEKTYWKPDTFDEHRITLHFKHLVSGDYGSNNLLSYYTFDNSIGYEDNENAIYIGKFDIFLEMSHHYLLKGNFVFQKSTDFEEKTVLFSLFYRW; this is encoded by the coding sequence ATGAAAGCGGATTTCACTCAATCGGACCTGGCCGGATATTCTCTTGGAATGGTTTCTTTTGTAAAGATTTTCATATCTGTAATCTTTGTGCTCATTCTGATTTTTTCCCCGTCCCAGTCATGTGTCGCTGCTGAAATAGCACCAGCCCGTACTATTACAGTCGTTGCGGTAAGTCCGGATGTTCCTGAATGGAAGAAAATATGGGACAGTGCCAGAAAAAAAGTCAAAGCGGGTGATTATAACTCTGCTGTTTTATTGTATGAAAAATTACATATACTTAAGCCCAATATTGAAGAGGCAAACTGGGAATATTTTAAAGTCCTGATGAACAAGGGGCAGATCGTTGAAGCAACCAAAATAATCAATTCTCTTCTGGAGAAGAATCCCTCTAAAATTGAATATCTTCTCGGATCTGGAAATATTCTTCTTTTTGAAAAAAAATACAATTCCGCTCTAAAACAATTTGGGAGGGTTTATGAATTTGACCCGGCCGGCGGCTCTTCTGTTAATGCTTTGAAAGGAATGATTGCAAGCCTTGAGGGTACAAAAAAAAATAATGTCCTTTTACCTCTGCTTGAACAGCTCCATCTTCGGCAAAATACGGATAGTGATACGATCAAAAAGCTGGTTGAGACTGCAGGTGCCCTTGGGAAAAACGATAAAGTCCTGCACTATTTTTCACTGTTAAGGCAAAAAAAACAGTTAAAAGATATTGACAGTAAAATACTTTTTCTGGTCGCTGGAGTATTGGAAAAAAAAGATGAAAGAAAGGAGGCAAGTCAATTGTGGGAAGAGTATTTGAGACGAACCGTTGATTACCTTCCATTCCACGAAAAACTTGTCGCCTACTATCTCGACTCCGGGAAAAGAAAATCGGCACTGCCTCATCTGATACAACTGAGCCGGAGCAGTCAGGCGGATGATGTACTTTTAAAACAAATTGCTGAAATCTATCTGCATGCTGTCGGGCGTCCTGATAAAGCACTTGCCTATTTTGAAAAATACCTGGCAAAACACCCTGAAGACAGAAAAATAAAGAAAAAAATCAAAACTATCCAGACAATACTTGCCAATGATTTTCTCGCCATTGTGGAAAATGATGGTGCATGGCTGCTGTGGAAGGATCTGGCCCAAATTACCCCGAACCGTCTCGCTATTTACAGGGAAATGGCAACTCTTCTAGAAAAGAAAGGGAAGAAAGATGAGCTTTTTGAAGTATTGAAAATCATTCAGCACCACAATCCTGAGGACACAAAAACACTGTATAAGATAATTTTCATTTGTCGGGAGAAGAAAAATTATTCTCTTGCCCTGCAATATCTGCAGAAATTACCTGAGTCAACCCAAAACACAAAAAAGTTTTTTCTTCTTAAAGGTGATCTGGAATATATGTCAGGGCGGGAAACATCTTCTCTTGACTCCTATGCAAATGGATTGAAAAAAGATGAAAAGGATTTGAGACTCAGGCAGACCTGTATACGTTTAGCAGGGCGGCTTGGACTTGTCGACAGGGTAAATTCCCTTTTTGCGGGTACTCCGAATTCCCCGGAAAATGTCAATTATTTTGAATTTATATTTAATTATCTAGAACAATTGGAATATAATTTTTTCTTTTCCTCCCTGGATACGTCTCTTGGTAAGTATCTGAAACTGTTTGAAGATAATCCACAGCAAATCTTGAAACTGAGACTTTTACAGGAAAAAAGCCTGAGGGAAAGGGGGAATCAGGCAAAAGCAGAAGAACTGCTCAGGTCAATTGTTGCAAAAGAAGGTGCTGTTCCCGAGGTGTTTTTCAACCTTGCAATTCATAATTCTGAAGCACGGGATATTTCCGCCGCAAGAGTCTGGAAAAATGCCTTTGTTCAGTTTTTCCCCACCGACCGAAAGATTGGAGAAAACAGAAAGTATGAAAGGAAGAAAAATTATCTGGAAGGGATGATCAGTCTGGCGGAAGGAGACGTGGAACAGGCAGTTTCAAGAATAGTGACTCTGGAAAATCTCAGGCTGAAAAAAAAGAAACGATTAACCCTGTCAGACCTGGAATACAAACTCAAAAAGAAACTCTGCTGGTTGTTACTGGAAAATGGTAATATTGATGGAAGTGAAGAGCTGTTGAAAGAGTTTTCAAATATAAGGGAGTTTGATCCGGAACGTGTGGTTTTGAGACATGCATTGGGGACTCTTTCTGGTAAAACAAAAGAAAATCCAGAAAATGATAGCCTGTATATCAACAAGCAACCAGTGTTGAGCAGATTCCTCCAGGTTGCGATGACTGCCCTGCATCACAATGAGTTTGATTTAGGCTCTCAGATTGTTAAAACAGTTTTAAAACAAGTTCCCGGGTCAATGCTGGGAAGGAATCTTCTTGCAGAATTCGCTTATTATTCTGGAGAGATGCAGCAACCTGTCACTATTTATAAAAAAATAGTAAAAAAATACCCATCGGAAAAATATTTTATTAAAAAACTTGTCACGAGTGAAGGCAAACTTGAAAACTATCAGCAGGGGTTGTCCATTCTCACTCAAAACAATGCAAGGCTTCTTGAGGTATTAACAACTCCATCTTTTTCCCTTTCAAATGCTGATTTTGAAGAAGTACTTCTTTTTGCAAGAATGCAATGGGGGGTTGGAAATCGGGATGAATCTCTCAAACTGTATGAGTTTCTTCTTAATCCACCGGTTGTTGATTTACTGGAGAAGAGATTTGAATTTGAAGAGATTTATTATCTTTATTTGACAAAAGAAAGATCTTTCTGGAACTCGTTGAAATTCCTTTTGCAGACAAAACCGGAAATAGTAGCCGAGCTGATGCAACCGTCGTTTCTCATCGATAATATGGGAAACGAAACCGGGAAAATCATAGCGGAATATTACAGTCTCTATACCTGGCAGAAATTAATTGAAAACGAGTACCTTGCAAGAAAGGCCATAGTCAGAAGAGATTATGAAACCGCTGAGCGCAATTATAAACGAATGCTGGCGGATGACGAAAACCTGGAAGTCCTCTACGACCTTGCCTCCATCTATGACCGGCGTGGACAATACAGGAAAGAAGCACAGGTTTTTGAGGCTATCAGAAGTTCGGGAACGACATCAGAGCGACTTGAAAGTTCCATTGAAAGTAATTCCCTGAAAATAAGCCCCCATTCTGGTTTAAGTGTTAATCTTGTCAACAGGAAAGGGAGAGACGGGTATGTTAATCTGGAGAAAAGAGGTGTTGGTATTTCATTGATGTTTACGCCGGACCTACAGAAAGATATAACATTTCAATTCTCCAGAAATATCTATGAAGAGGTAACTGGACCCGGTTCTTTTACCAGTTCATTCCTGGAATCAACCGGTACTGTTGAATTGACAGGAAACACTGATTTTATATTTTCTGCTGCGGCAGAAAGGTTGAGTGATGATGCCGAAACAAAATTCTACTATTCTATAGGCCTTCACTCTCAACTTGATGATTTTTTTACCGGTTTTGTCAAGGGATATAGAAAGAAAACTGACGATACGCTACTGGCAGTTAAGAACAGTATGTACAGTGAAGGGCTTGAGATTGGTCTTTCGGCAGAAACTCCGATAGGTTTGAACCTGGGAGCGGCATACAGGCATCGTTATTATAGCGATGGGAATTCTCAGAACAGGTTCCATGGCTGGTCTTCATACAACCTTTATGGGGAATCCTTACTCTGGGCTTTACGGTATGATTACGAATTCCTGAAAAACAACAGTTGCAATGATTGCAGTGATTCTGCAGGTGAGGGTGGAGTTGAGGAAAAAACTTACTGGAAACCTGACACATTTGACGAACATAGAATCACCTTGCATTTCAAGCATCTTGTTTCAGGGGATTACGGATCAAACAATCTTCTCAGTTACTATACCTTTGACAATAGTATTGGGTATGAAGACAATGAAAATGCAATATATATCGGGAAATTTGATATTTTCCTTGAAATGAGTCACCATTATTTATTAAAAGGCAATTTTGTTTTTCAAAAAAGTACTGATTTTGAAGAAAAAACTGTTCTGTTTTCTCTCTTTTATCGCTGGTAG
- the greA gene encoding transcription elongation factor GreA produces MIQRIPMSKTGNIKLREELTHLERVERGEVVKAIETAREHGDLKENAEYHAAKDRQGHIEGRIIELKDKLARAEVIDCSRVSTDRVIFGTIVKLLDMDTEEEVTYQLLGPEEANVKEGSISVLSPIGKSMLGKEVGDEVVVKTPGGTREFEVIDIKPSDFA; encoded by the coding sequence ATGATTCAGAGAATACCGATGTCGAAAACCGGCAACATCAAGTTGCGGGAAGAACTTACACATCTGGAAAGAGTAGAACGTGGTGAAGTGGTTAAAGCAATTGAAACAGCTCGGGAGCATGGAGATCTTAAGGAGAACGCTGAATATCATGCTGCAAAAGACAGACAGGGGCATATTGAAGGGAGGATAATTGAACTTAAGGATAAACTTGCAAGAGCTGAAGTTATAGATTGTTCCAGAGTCAGCACGGATCGTGTTATTTTTGGTACAATTGTGAAACTCCTCGATATGGATACAGAGGAAGAGGTAACATATCAGCTGCTGGGCCCTGAGGAGGCAAACGTCAAGGAGGGCTCTATTTCTGTTCTTTCGCCAATAGGCAAAAGTATGCTGGGAAAGGAAGTGGGGGATGAAGTGGTTGTAAAAACACCTGGAGGCACCAGAGAGTTTGAGGTGATTGATATCAAACCTTCAGATTTTGCGTGA
- a CDS encoding TetR/AcrR family transcriptional regulator — protein MAAVNKHAKIILAATKVFAKKGFFNSRISDIAKEAKVADGTIYLYFNNKYDILLSIFEEEVGKIFDKTQQLLSEEEDPRRMLEIFTNQHLRQMKKNKNLAEVIQIELRQTNKVIKNYRNNKFSSYINIIAEIIRKGQKQGVFRPDILPDVAKRAFFGALDEVSRVWNVSLETHYTVDEITHQVLSLFLSGILIENPGKH, from the coding sequence ATGGCAGCCGTAAATAAACACGCAAAAATCATTTTAGCTGCAACAAAAGTATTTGCCAAAAAAGGTTTCTTTAACTCAAGAATATCCGATATTGCTAAAGAAGCCAAGGTTGCCGATGGCACAATCTACCTCTATTTCAACAACAAATACGACATCCTTCTTTCAATATTTGAAGAAGAAGTCGGAAAAATATTTGATAAAACCCAACAACTGCTTTCAGAAGAAGAAGATCCAAGACGTATGCTGGAGATTTTTACGAATCAGCATCTCCGTCAAATGAAAAAAAACAAAAACCTCGCCGAAGTCATACAGATTGAACTGCGCCAAACCAACAAGGTAATCAAAAACTACCGAAACAATAAGTTCAGTTCATATATCAACATTATTGCAGAGATCATTAGAAAAGGGCAGAAACAAGGAGTTTTTCGTCCTGATATATTACCAGACGTAGCCAAAAGAGCTTTTTTTGGCGCCCTTGATGAGGTTTCCAGGGTCTGGAACGTTTCCCTGGAAACCCATTATACGGTTGATGAGATAACACATCAGGTTCTGTCACTCTTTCTGAGTGGGATACTTATTGAAAATCCCGGTAAACACTGA
- the purD gene encoding phosphoribosylamine--glycine ligase: protein MKILVVGSGGREHALVWKIQQSKKVNKIYCAPGNAGISRIADCVDIGATDVQKLLEFALAEKIDLTVVGPESSLVEGIVDIFEENNLRIFGPTKRAAILEGSKVFTKEFFKKYDIPSSSFKVFKDRKKAKKYIEKKGAPIVVKADGLAAGKGVIVAGTVKEAKQAVDLIMRDKAFGSAGEKVVVEACLTGEEASFIAFTDGKTILPLPTSQDHKAVYENDEGPNTGGMGAYSPAPVVTDEIADFVMNRVMLPTVKGLEAEGRPYKGMLYAGLMIDGDDINVLEFNCRFGDPEAQPLLMRLKSDIVDIFEAAIDGKLDTVDMKIDPRPTVCVVMASGGYPGSYENGKIIKGLTKAAAVSGVEIFHAGTARKNSRIVTNGGRVLGITAVGKNLKEAIDRSYRAVAQIKWTTCYYRRDIGAKALRERPGRKDKPVVGIVMGSDSDLIVMQVAADFLKSMDIPYEITVASAHRTPEKAAQYAKTARKRGLKLIIAGAGMAAHLAGVLASHTELPVIGVPLDASSLGGMDSLLSTVQMPPGVPVATMGIGKAGAKNSAVLALRILALEDSALGCKLERFRSKMEEEVEKKADKVAKSNQHVGNN, encoded by the coding sequence ATGAAAATATTGGTAGTCGGTTCAGGTGGTCGAGAACATGCCCTGGTCTGGAAAATACAGCAGAGCAAAAAGGTCAATAAAATTTATTGTGCACCCGGAAATGCCGGAATAAGCAGGATTGCTGATTGCGTTGATATTGGAGCAACTGACGTACAGAAACTTCTGGAATTTGCCCTTGCTGAAAAAATTGATCTTACGGTGGTTGGACCCGAATCTTCACTTGTTGAGGGAATTGTAGATATTTTTGAAGAAAATAACCTGCGGATTTTCGGCCCGACTAAGCGTGCGGCCATTCTGGAAGGAAGCAAGGTGTTCACAAAAGAATTTTTTAAAAAATATGATATTCCTTCGTCTTCGTTCAAGGTATTTAAGGACAGAAAAAAAGCCAAAAAATATATAGAGAAGAAAGGAGCCCCTATTGTTGTCAAGGCAGATGGTCTTGCCGCTGGAAAGGGTGTAATTGTCGCGGGCACCGTAAAAGAAGCAAAACAGGCTGTGGATCTTATCATGAGAGATAAGGCCTTTGGCTCTGCCGGGGAAAAAGTTGTTGTGGAAGCATGCCTCACTGGAGAGGAAGCCTCATTTATTGCCTTTACTGACGGGAAAACCATTCTTCCCCTTCCAACTTCACAGGATCATAAAGCAGTTTATGAAAACGATGAGGGGCCAAATACCGGCGGGATGGGGGCCTACTCTCCAGCGCCGGTTGTCACTGATGAAATCGCCGATTTTGTTATGAACAGGGTGATGCTGCCTACAGTGAAAGGTCTTGAAGCTGAAGGAAGACCATATAAAGGAATGTTGTATGCCGGCCTTATGATAGACGGTGATGATATTAATGTTCTCGAATTCAACTGTCGTTTTGGTGATCCGGAAGCCCAACCACTTCTTATGAGGTTAAAAAGTGATATTGTCGATATTTTCGAAGCGGCGATTGATGGAAAACTTGATACTGTCGATATGAAAATTGATCCTCGTCCTACTGTCTGCGTTGTCATGGCTTCAGGTGGATATCCAGGATCATATGAAAATGGTAAAATTATTAAAGGTCTTACAAAGGCTGCAGCAGTCAGTGGTGTGGAAATATTCCATGCAGGGACAGCTCGCAAAAACAGTAGAATTGTCACCAATGGTGGAAGAGTTCTGGGTATTACAGCTGTAGGTAAGAACCTGAAAGAAGCTATTGACAGATCTTACAGGGCTGTTGCGCAGATAAAATGGACAACCTGTTATTATCGCAGGGATATCGGTGCAAAAGCACTTCGGGAAAGGCCGGGCAGAAAAGATAAGCCGGTTGTGGGTATTGTCATGGGCAGTGATTCAGACCTGATCGTCATGCAGGTAGCTGCAGACTTTCTGAAATCTATGGATATTCCGTATGAAATCACCGTGGCCTCCGCCCACAGAACCCCTGAAAAGGCAGCACAATATGCAAAGACTGCTCGAAAAAGAGGTTTGAAACTCATTATAGCAGGGGCAGGTATGGCTGCTCACTTGGCCGGTGTATTGGCTTCCCATACCGAACTGCCGGTTATCGGTGTACCCCTTGATGCGTCATCTCTGGGGGGAATGGATTCTCTGCTTTCCACGGTACAGATGCCTCCCGGGGTTCCTGTCGCAACCATGGGAATTGGAAAAGCCGGTGCCAAAAACAGTGCAGTACTGGCGTTACGTATCCTGGCCCTGGAAGATTCGGCACTTGGTTGCAAACTTGAACGGTTTCGGTCAAAAATGGAAGAGGAAGTTGAGAAGAAAGCGGACAAAGTTGCAAAAAGTAATCAGCATGTCGGCAATAATTGA
- a CDS encoding L-threonylcarbamoyladenylate synthase produces MSAIIDRAVNIIRRGGIVAFPTETSYGLAVDYENEKALEKLYRMKQRSHEKALLVLVESREQLFQLVTFVPDEYRILMDRFWPGPLTLIFPARNELSTVLTGGSGTIGVRISPHPLATRLVSSYGKPLTATSANLSGKSPAKSAGEIRKIFKERVDFILEEDTDLPGNCSTIVGIQNRKLKILRNGVLDLTQMIL; encoded by the coding sequence ATGTCGGCAATAATTGACAGGGCAGTAAATATTATCCGAAGAGGTGGTATCGTTGCCTTTCCGACTGAAACCAGTTATGGACTTGCTGTAGATTATGAAAATGAAAAGGCCCTGGAAAAACTTTACAGAATGAAGCAACGATCCCATGAAAAAGCGTTACTTGTTCTTGTAGAAAGCAGGGAACAGCTTTTTCAACTCGTAACTTTTGTACCGGATGAATACAGGATACTGATGGATAGATTTTGGCCAGGGCCGCTCACCCTGATATTTCCTGCCAGAAATGAACTGTCTACGGTTTTAACAGGGGGAAGTGGAACCATTGGTGTCAGAATTTCACCCCATCCACTGGCCACCCGTCTGGTGAGTAGCTACGGCAAACCTCTTACGGCAACGAGCGCCAATCTTTCCGGAAAATCCCCCGCAAAGTCAGCAGGGGAAATACGGAAAATTTTTAAGGAAAGAGTTGATTTTATACTGGAGGAGGATACGGATCTTCCAGGGAACTGCTCAACAATTGTTGGAATACAGAACAGGAAACTTAAAATTCTTCGTAATGGTGTTCTGGATCTGACTCAAATGATACTATAG
- a CDS encoding Hpt domain-containing protein, translating into MNLLKWNKEFALEQAADDMDLLLELIEIFKGSFENDLQQLEEGLEENAADKICSAAHSIKGAAASLGIEGIREVALAVEEDSRAGNLEVAQSQLPLLKSLMIELQNI; encoded by the coding sequence ATGAATTTACTGAAATGGAACAAGGAGTTTGCCCTTGAACAGGCTGCAGACGATATGGATCTGCTGCTGGAACTGATAGAAATCTTTAAAGGATCTTTCGAGAATGATCTGCAGCAGCTGGAAGAAGGTCTTGAAGAAAATGCTGCAGACAAGATCTGTTCTGCCGCTCATTCAATCAAGGGTGCTGCAGCAAGCCTGGGAATTGAGGGCATCCGGGAAGTGGCCCTTGCTGTTGAAGAAGACAGCAGGGCAGGTAATTTGGAGGTGGCCCAGAGCCAACTGCCCCTACTGAAATCATTAATGATTGAACTACAGAATATCTGA